A window of Chromatiaceae bacterium contains these coding sequences:
- a CDS encoding AAA family ATPase, which translates to MPPITGKLPIGIQTLREIRQDGYLYVDKTRHLLEMVTQGKAYFLSRPRRFGKSLFLDTLKEVFEGNQALFSGLHIHDRWDWRQTYPVIKLDFTAGHVASRAALDLRIRQLLAENQQRLGLARPEADNDIPGYFSQLIQGARERFGQPVVILVDEYDKPILDNIEDPVIAAGQRDGLKNLYSVMKAQDAHIRFVFMTGVSKFSKVSLFSGINQLRDISLSAQYATLCGYTQQDLETTFADRLRGVDWGELKRWYNGYGFLGETVYNPFDILLFISEDHSYRNYWFETGSPSFLIKLFQRERYFLPELEELEVTEEILDSFDVERIDPVTLLFQAGYLTVKGIRTHMLRQTFRLGVPNQEVRLALNDQFINAYTGLTRADWVVVTGD; encoded by the coding sequence ATGCCCCCGATTACCGGCAAGCTGCCCATTGGCATCCAGACCCTGCGTGAGATTCGTCAGGACGGCTATCTCTATGTGGATAAGACCCGCCATCTGCTGGAGATGGTGACCCAGGGCAAGGCCTATTTTCTCTCCCGCCCCCGCCGCTTTGGCAAGAGCCTGTTCCTCGATACCCTCAAGGAGGTGTTCGAGGGCAACCAGGCCCTTTTTTCTGGCCTCCACATCCATGACCGTTGGGACTGGCGGCAGACCTACCCGGTGATCAAACTGGATTTTACCGCCGGCCATGTGGCCAGCCGCGCTGCCCTGGATCTGCGCATCCGTCAACTCCTCGCCGAGAATCAGCAACGCCTGGGCTTGGCCCGCCCTGAGGCGGACAACGATATCCCCGGTTATTTTTCTCAACTGATTCAAGGGGCCCGCGAACGCTTCGGCCAGCCGGTCGTCATTTTGGTGGATGAATACGATAAGCCTATCCTGGATAATATCGAGGACCCGGTCATCGCCGCCGGGCAGCGTGACGGGCTCAAGAACCTCTACTCCGTCATGAAGGCCCAGGATGCCCACATCCGCTTCGTCTTTATGACCGGCGTCAGCAAATTCAGCAAGGTCAGCCTCTTTTCCGGCATCAACCAGTTACGCGACATCAGCCTCAGCGCCCAATATGCCACCCTGTGCGGTTACACCCAACAGGATCTGGAGACTACCTTCGCCGATCGCCTGCGCGGGGTGGACTGGGGTGAACTGAAACGCTGGTATAACGGCTATGGCTTCCTTGGCGAGACGGTGTACAACCCTTTCGACATCCTGCTGTTCATCAGCGAGGACCACAGTTATCGGAATTACTGGTTCGAGACCGGCAGCCCCAGCTTTCTCATCAAGCTGTTTCAGCGGGAGCGCTACTTCCTGCCCGAACTCGAGGAACTGGAGGTAACGGAGGAGATCCTTGACTCCTTCGATGTCGAGCGGATTGATCCCGTTACGCTGCTGTTCCAGGCGGGGTATCTGACGGTCAAGGGCATCCGTACCCACATGTTGCGCCAGACTTTCCGGCTGGGCGTCCCCAATCAGGAGGTCCGCCTCGCCCTCAACGACCAGTTCATCAACGCATATACTGGCCTGACCCGGGCGGACTGGGTAGTGGTAACGGGTGATTAG
- a CDS encoding DEAD/DEAH box helicase: MTPLLATYQELPSELRRLVLLTAVYGEGIYLTTLKTLVKELGWKGEDGRVLYPRIDATLRDRLLGPGLWLDDRAGLRCHPELVEALTEEAREKGLLEPIVDAACRLVPYRLGAYGIVDDESQRRFMRDVRFAMLRNDPGQVFRLLGMDKPDYVQANPKFAADLARIYGDRLAQALPEIQFMALDPILDEGDLLLRDARELYARFEAFFGVMPDPGPVLANSLCQRRLMRGAFEAAKTLAPPGTILGAMTHGVAAFMSGDDATAIARFQEGVALLKKSERKRNIHIPGLAGVCHLLALLREGSPAAMAILRTQLDAAQKPLYQDHFQRSFQVLEVTVAVIREGREFNSGHPFFALIAVQNPWQELIQGLCLRWLGGQPTVERLRRLKEHQRSATQGGYLWYAREAALLLNAWGDETQYEGIDALATQPLINLRQPEASWERALRVLREIATPAAAGAGPVAKAVGESELSMAWELTVLKNGQVFFEPRERKRRGMGWTKGRVVAIKRLREELDRFTYLTPADRAICGCIRAEQVGWGWGSSRTEYLIEPLCALRAAVGHPYLQTLAGPAELVQEQPCLLVARTKDGIHITLHPPCERESKYAVSLEGSRLRFYEFTAQHQLAGNLLGKEGLRVPKAAETQVLETITALAPMITVHSEIGGEAGGELAGEVERVAADPRPRLQLHPLADGLRIACLVKPLGDKGPSAHPGEGAASIFSEIDGQRLHARRDLKAERAAVAHLFAACPHLDPEFWEWPLDEPDLALETLEALQELGETVVLEWPQGKALRLAGNPGLRGLAVKIGAQRDWFGVSGELTLDDGRVLDMARLLELLGSAPSRFVKIGEDEYLALSQELRKRLDTIRVLQDKGRVHPLAAGLLEEALDGLQVKTDRAWQAQLQRLTEAQDLVPEVPSTLRAELRDYQVEGFRWLGRLAHWGAGACLADDMGLGKTVQTLALLLTRAAEGPALVLAPTSVCSNWVEEAGRFAPTLKAHLFGSGDRAAFLGALGPFDLVICTYGLLWSESDALTQVQWRTIVADEAQAFKNAQTKRSKAVMDLNGDFRLITTGTPIENHLGELWNLFRFINPGLLGSQEQFNRRFAMPIELRQDKEASRQLKRLIRPFILRRLKSEVLSELPERTEITLHVELSEAERLFYEALRRTAIERISQVGGQGPGDVRFQVLAEIMRLRRACCNPKLVMPESPIPSAKLLAFAEIVEELRDNRHKALVFSQFVDHLTLVRAWLDAQGIAYQYLDGATPIKRRQEAVAAFQAGRGDFFLISLKAGGAGLNLTAADYVIHLDPWWNPAVEDQASDRAHRIGQLRPVTIYRLVARDTIEDRILDLHRHKRDLADSLLEGTEMSARLGVEEMMALLREAG, from the coding sequence ATGACCCCGCTCCTTGCGACCTACCAGGAACTCCCATCCGAGCTACGGAGGCTGGTGCTCCTGACGGCGGTCTATGGGGAGGGCATCTACCTGACCACCCTCAAGACGCTGGTGAAGGAGCTGGGCTGGAAGGGCGAGGATGGCCGGGTCCTCTATCCACGCATCGACGCGACCCTGCGCGATCGTCTGTTGGGGCCGGGGCTGTGGCTTGATGATCGGGCGGGCCTGCGTTGTCATCCGGAGTTGGTCGAGGCGCTGACGGAGGAGGCCCGGGAGAAGGGGCTGCTGGAGCCGATCGTCGATGCGGCTTGCCGGCTGGTGCCCTATCGGCTGGGGGCCTATGGCATCGTCGATGATGAGTCTCAGCGCCGCTTTATGCGCGATGTCCGTTTCGCCATGCTGCGGAATGACCCCGGCCAGGTGTTTCGGCTGCTGGGCATGGATAAGCCGGATTATGTCCAGGCCAACCCTAAGTTCGCGGCGGATCTGGCGCGTATCTATGGTGACCGGCTCGCTCAGGCCCTGCCCGAGATCCAGTTCATGGCCCTGGACCCCATCCTGGATGAGGGCGATCTCCTGTTGCGGGACGCGCGGGAGCTCTATGCCCGCTTCGAGGCCTTTTTTGGCGTCATGCCCGATCCGGGCCCAGTGCTCGCCAACAGCTTGTGCCAGCGGCGGCTGATGCGGGGGGCCTTCGAGGCGGCGAAAACCCTGGCCCCGCCGGGCACCATCCTCGGCGCCATGACCCACGGCGTCGCGGCCTTTATGAGCGGGGATGACGCGACGGCCATTGCCCGCTTTCAGGAGGGGGTGGCCCTGCTGAAGAAGAGTGAGCGCAAGCGCAACATCCATATCCCGGGGCTGGCGGGAGTCTGTCATCTCCTGGCTTTGCTGCGGGAGGGCTCGCCCGCCGCCATGGCGATCTTGCGCACTCAGCTCGACGCGGCCCAGAAGCCCCTGTATCAGGATCATTTTCAGCGGTCCTTCCAGGTGCTGGAGGTGACCGTGGCGGTCATCCGGGAGGGTCGGGAGTTCAATAGCGGCCATCCCTTCTTTGCCCTGATCGCGGTTCAGAATCCCTGGCAGGAGCTGATTCAGGGCCTCTGTCTGCGCTGGCTGGGGGGGCAGCCCACCGTGGAGCGGCTGCGGCGGCTCAAGGAGCACCAGCGCAGCGCGACCCAGGGCGGTTACCTCTGGTATGCCCGCGAGGCGGCCCTGCTCCTGAATGCCTGGGGTGATGAGACCCAGTATGAAGGCATTGACGCCCTGGCTACCCAGCCCCTGATCAACCTGCGCCAGCCCGAGGCGTCCTGGGAGCGCGCCCTGCGCGTCCTGCGCGAGATCGCCACGCCGGCGGCCGCCGGCGCGGGCCCGGTCGCCAAGGCCGTGGGGGAGAGCGAACTCAGCATGGCCTGGGAGTTGACCGTCCTGAAGAATGGCCAGGTGTTCTTCGAGCCCCGGGAACGCAAACGCCGGGGCATGGGCTGGACCAAGGGCCGGGTGGTGGCCATCAAGCGGCTGCGGGAGGAACTGGATCGCTTTACCTATCTGACCCCGGCGGATCGGGCGATCTGCGGCTGTATCCGCGCCGAGCAGGTGGGCTGGGGCTGGGGCAGCTCCCGCACCGAGTATCTCATCGAGCCCCTCTGTGCCCTGCGGGCCGCCGTGGGTCATCCCTATCTGCAAACCCTGGCGGGTCCGGCGGAATTGGTCCAGGAACAGCCGTGCCTGCTGGTGGCGCGGACCAAGGATGGCATCCACATCACCCTGCACCCGCCCTGTGAGCGGGAGAGCAAGTATGCGGTCTCCCTGGAGGGCAGCCGGCTGCGGTTCTATGAGTTCACGGCGCAACACCAGTTGGCGGGCAACCTCTTGGGCAAGGAGGGTCTGCGGGTCCCCAAGGCCGCCGAGACCCAGGTCCTGGAGACCATCACCGCCCTGGCGCCCATGATTACCGTTCATTCCGAGATCGGCGGCGAGGCCGGTGGCGAGTTGGCCGGGGAGGTGGAGCGGGTGGCGGCGGACCCCCGGCCGCGCCTGCAACTTCACCCCCTGGCGGATGGCCTGCGCATCGCCTGCCTGGTGAAGCCCCTGGGCGACAAGGGGCCCAGCGCCCACCCGGGCGAGGGCGCGGCCTCCATCTTCAGCGAGATCGACGGCCAGCGGCTCCATGCCCGGCGCGATCTCAAGGCCGAACGGGCGGCGGTGGCGCACCTCTTTGCCGCTTGCCCCCATCTCGACCCCGAGTTCTGGGAATGGCCGCTGGACGAACCGGATCTGGCCCTGGAGACCCTGGAGGCCTTGCAGGAGTTGGGTGAGACGGTGGTGCTGGAGTGGCCCCAGGGCAAGGCCCTGCGGCTGGCCGGTAATCCGGGCCTGCGGGGGCTGGCGGTCAAAATCGGCGCCCAGCGGGATTGGTTCGGCGTGTCCGGGGAGCTGACCCTGGATGATGGCCGGGTGCTGGATATGGCGCGCCTGCTGGAGCTGCTGGGGTCGGCGCCCAGCCGCTTCGTCAAGATTGGCGAGGATGAATACCTGGCCCTGAGCCAGGAGTTGCGCAAGCGGCTGGATACCATCCGGGTCCTGCAGGACAAGGGCCGGGTCCATCCCCTGGCGGCGGGTCTGCTCGAAGAGGCCCTGGACGGGCTCCAGGTCAAGACCGACCGGGCCTGGCAGGCCCAACTCCAGCGCCTGACCGAGGCCCAGGATCTGGTCCCGGAGGTGCCCAGCACCCTCCGGGCGGAGTTGCGCGACTACCAGGTGGAGGGTTTCCGCTGGCTCGGGCGCCTGGCGCACTGGGGGGCAGGGGCCTGTCTCGCCGATGACATGGGGTTGGGCAAGACGGTGCAGACCCTGGCCCTGCTCCTGACCCGGGCCGCGGAGGGGCCGGCCCTGGTCCTGGCCCCCACCTCGGTCTGTTCCAACTGGGTCGAGGAGGCGGGGCGTTTTGCCCCCACGCTCAAGGCCCATCTGTTCGGGTCCGGGGACCGGGCGGCCTTTCTCGGCGCCCTGGGGCCCTTCGACCTGGTGATCTGTACCTACGGTCTGCTGTGGAGCGAGTCCGATGCCCTGACTCAGGTGCAGTGGCGCACCATCGTCGCCGACGAGGCCCAGGCCTTCAAGAACGCCCAGACCAAGCGCTCCAAGGCGGTGATGGACCTGAACGGCGATTTTCGCCTCATCACCACCGGCACCCCCATCGAGAACCACCTGGGGGAGTTGTGGAACCTGTTTCGCTTCATCAATCCGGGGCTCCTGGGGAGTCAGGAGCAGTTCAACCGGCGCTTCGCCATGCCTATCGAGCTGCGCCAGGACAAGGAGGCCAGCCGCCAGCTCAAGCGCCTGATCCGCCCCTTCATCCTGCGCCGGCTCAAGAGCGAGGTGCTATCGGAACTGCCGGAACGGACCGAGATCACCCTGCATGTGGAGTTGAGCGAGGCGGAACGCCTCTTCTACGAGGCCTTGCGCCGCACCGCCATCGAGCGCATCAGCCAGGTGGGGGGGCAGGGGCCCGGCGACGTCCGCTTCCAAGTCCTCGCCGAGATCATGCGGCTGCGCCGGGCCTGCTGTAACCCCAAGCTGGTCATGCCCGAGAGCCCTATTCCCAGCGCCAAACTCCTGGCCTTCGCGGAGATTGTCGAGGAATTGCGCGACAACCGGCATAAGGCGCTGGTCTTCAGCCAATTTGTCGATCATCTGACCCTGGTGCGGGCCTGGCTCGATGCCCAGGGGATTGCCTATCAGTACCTGGATGGGGCCACGCCCATCAAGCGCCGGCAGGAGGCCGTGGCGGCCTTCCAGGCGGGCCGGGGGGATTTTTTCCTGATCAGCCTCAAGGCGGGGGGCGCCGGGCTCAACCTGACGGCGGCGGATTATGTCATCCACCTCGATCCCTGGTGGAACCCCGCCGTCGAGGATCAGGCCTCGGACCGCGCCCATCGCATCGGCCAGCTACGGCCGGTGACCATCTACCGGCTGGTGGCCCGGGATACCATCGAGGATCGGATACTCGACCTGCATCGCCACAAGCGCGATCTGGCCGATTCCCTGCTGGAGGGCACCGAGATGAGTGCCCGCCTGGGGGTGGAGGAGATGATGGCCTTGCTGAGGGAGGCGGGGTAG